A window from Phaeocystidibacter marisrubri encodes these proteins:
- a CDS encoding ATP-dependent helicase → MSSYIDQLNDAQKQAVLATEGPMMVIAGAGSGKTRVLTYRIAHLMEKGVDSFQILSLTFTNKAAREMKERIAKIVGESEAKNLWMGTFHSVFAKILRIEGSRLGYPSNFTIYDSEDSLKVISQIIKENNLDKEIYKPKSVQGRISSYKNNLITPKAYANRADLQENDAAAKMPMLGNIYKAYTEKCFRSGAMDFDDLLLKTNELLHLFPDVLAKYQERFKYILVDEYQDTNHSQYLIVKALASKYENVCVVGDDAQSIYAFRGANIRNILNFQQDYPDAKTFKLEQNYRSTSNIVEAANSIISKNKDQLEKNVWTSNDRGEKIVVHKAVSDSDEGNYVSSNIFELHQQNREAWNSFCILYRTNSQSRAFEDALRKRNIPYRIYGGVSFYQRKEIKDLLAYFRLAINPIDEEAFKRVINYPARGIGQTTIDRLINVANAQEKSMWEIAENIYLYPTGINKPTQQRILDFVERIKSYSVLASKHDAFEVAAHIAKTSGLIKSISEDKTPEGVSRYENIQELLNGIKDFSEQQQQIEDGDASLSYYLEDIALLTDADKDNPEDVNKVNLMTIHLAKGLEFPYVYIVGMEENLFPSMMSMNTRSELEEERRLFYVALTRAEKQAFLTYAHVRYRWGKLIDCEPSRFIEEIDEKYLDIRVPEFGGFYSPPDEVRNAFEAPKSNVVSKGNDNFGGRPKFEKKTKSEPTHRPVPPRKHQKLRSISDANQNLQGVEKGAPEDLAQGERVIHDRFGLGTVKEVIGQGADRKAVIHFDNAGEKRLLLKFAKLQKARA, encoded by the coding sequence TTGAGTTCATATATCGATCAACTTAACGACGCTCAAAAACAAGCCGTTCTCGCAACGGAAGGTCCAATGATGGTGATAGCTGGTGCTGGCTCGGGCAAAACCCGTGTCCTTACCTATCGCATTGCTCACCTCATGGAAAAAGGCGTTGATTCCTTTCAAATTCTATCTCTTACATTTACCAACAAGGCCGCTCGAGAAATGAAAGAGCGTATTGCCAAGATTGTAGGTGAAAGCGAAGCTAAAAACCTCTGGATGGGAACCTTCCACTCGGTTTTTGCCAAGATTCTTAGAATTGAAGGGAGTCGATTGGGCTATCCGTCCAATTTCACGATTTACGACAGTGAAGACTCCCTAAAGGTGATTTCACAAATCATCAAAGAGAACAATCTCGACAAGGAGATTTACAAACCGAAATCTGTTCAAGGACGTATCTCGTCGTACAAGAACAATCTAATTACTCCAAAAGCGTACGCGAATCGCGCTGATTTGCAAGAGAATGACGCAGCGGCAAAAATGCCAATGCTCGGCAACATCTATAAGGCCTACACCGAAAAGTGTTTCCGTTCAGGAGCGATGGATTTTGATGATCTTCTCTTAAAGACCAATGAACTCCTGCACCTATTCCCCGACGTACTCGCCAAGTATCAAGAGCGATTCAAATACATCTTGGTGGACGAGTATCAGGATACAAACCACAGTCAGTATCTGATTGTAAAAGCACTTGCTAGCAAGTACGAAAACGTATGCGTGGTAGGTGATGACGCTCAGTCAATCTACGCCTTCCGTGGGGCCAACATTCGCAACATTCTCAATTTCCAGCAGGATTACCCGGATGCCAAGACCTTTAAACTCGAACAGAATTACCGCTCTACCTCCAACATTGTAGAAGCGGCTAACAGCATCATCTCGAAGAACAAAGACCAGCTCGAGAAGAACGTTTGGACTTCTAATGATCGCGGTGAAAAAATTGTCGTTCACAAAGCTGTGAGCGATTCTGATGAAGGGAACTACGTATCCTCAAACATCTTTGAACTCCATCAACAAAATCGCGAAGCGTGGAATTCCTTCTGTATCCTTTATCGCACCAACTCTCAGAGTAGAGCGTTTGAGGACGCATTGAGAAAGCGAAACATCCCCTACCGAATTTACGGTGGTGTTTCCTTCTATCAACGCAAGGAAATCAAAGACCTATTGGCCTACTTTCGCTTGGCGATCAACCCCATTGACGAAGAAGCTTTCAAGCGCGTGATCAACTACCCTGCAAGAGGAATTGGTCAGACAACCATCGACCGATTGATCAATGTTGCCAACGCCCAGGAGAAGAGCATGTGGGAGATTGCAGAAAACATCTACCTCTACCCAACAGGCATCAACAAACCTACGCAGCAACGCATCCTCGACTTTGTTGAACGCATTAAGAGTTACTCTGTCTTAGCCTCCAAGCACGACGCTTTTGAAGTAGCGGCACACATAGCCAAAACCTCTGGCCTCATCAAGAGCATATCTGAAGACAAGACGCCTGAAGGGGTTTCGAGATATGAAAACATTCAAGAATTGCTAAACGGCATCAAGGACTTTAGCGAGCAGCAGCAGCAAATTGAAGATGGAGACGCATCGCTTTCGTATTACTTGGAAGACATTGCCTTGTTGACTGATGCCGATAAAGACAATCCTGAAGATGTGAACAAGGTCAATTTGATGACCATCCACCTTGCAAAAGGTCTTGAATTCCCATATGTGTACATCGTGGGGATGGAAGAAAACCTGTTCCCTTCTATGATGTCCATGAACACGCGTTCTGAACTGGAGGAAGAAAGACGACTCTTCTACGTGGCCTTAACCCGTGCTGAGAAGCAAGCCTTCCTCACCTATGCTCATGTTCGTTATCGCTGGGGAAAACTAATCGATTGTGAACCGAGTCGCTTTATTGAAGAGATAGACGAAAAGTACTTAGATATCCGCGTTCCTGAGTTCGGAGGATTCTATTCCCCCCCTGATGAAGTGCGCAATGCTTTCGAAGCACCAAAAAGCAATGTCGTTTCAAAAGGAAACGATAACTTTGGAGGGCGACCTAAGTTTGAAAAGAAAACGAAGTCTGAACCCACACATCGACCTGTTCCTCCTCGCAAGCATCAAAAGCTCAGAAGCATTTCCGATGCCAATCAGAACTTGCAAGGCGTAGAAAAGGGAGCTCCAGAAGACTTAGCGCAAGGCGAGCGCGTTATTCATGATCGTTTTGGATTGGGCACCGTTAAAGAAGTTATTGGACAAGGAGCCGATAGAAAAGCGGTCATCCATTTTGATAACGCTGGGGAAAAACGCCTCTTATTGAAGTTTGCTAAATTGCAGAAGGCGAGAGCCTAA
- a CDS encoding DUF4290 domain-containing protein, translating into MTKDLSHIPDVEYNTDRPDLKIPEYGRNVHRMVEHCLTIDDKEKRNAVAQSIIDVIGNLNPHLRDTPDFKHKLWDHLFIMSDFKLDVDSPYPIPTADTFAGLPDQIEYPSRNYRMRHYGNIVRDMIQEAIKREDGEEKRELVRQIANQMKKSYLTWNKDTVDDSVILQELNTLAEGKLDLEGIELSNELILPTHTGASSSSNNRKRKKSKARKRPSGSNNNKK; encoded by the coding sequence ATGACGAAAGATTTATCACATATTCCCGACGTGGAATACAATACCGACCGACCGGACCTAAAAATTCCGGAATACGGTCGTAATGTTCACCGCATGGTAGAACACTGCCTTACGATTGATGACAAAGAAAAGCGGAATGCCGTTGCCCAAAGCATCATTGATGTAATCGGCAACTTGAACCCTCACTTGAGAGATACCCCTGATTTCAAGCACAAGCTTTGGGATCACCTCTTTATTATGAGTGACTTCAAACTGGACGTAGACTCTCCCTACCCCATTCCTACTGCAGACACGTTCGCAGGTCTTCCCGACCAAATTGAGTACCCATCTCGCAACTACCGCATGCGCCATTACGGCAACATCGTTCGAGATATGATTCAAGAGGCTATTAAGCGTGAAGATGGGGAGGAAAAACGAGAATTGGTGCGTCAAATCGCCAATCAGATGAAGAAGAGTTACCTCACCTGGAACAAAGACACGGTAGATGATAGTGTGATCCTTCAGGAGTTGAACACACTTGCAGAGGGTAAGCTAGATCTAGAGGGGATTGAACTCTCCAACGAGCTCATTCTTCCAACACATACGGGTGCAAGCTCTTCCTCCAACAACAGAAAGAGAAAAAAGAGCAAGGCACGCAAACGCCCAAGTGGCAGCAACAATAACAAGAAGTAA
- the murA gene encoding UDP-N-acetylglucosamine 1-carboxyvinyltransferase: protein MATFQIRGGKKLHGSITPQGAKNEALQILCAVLLTDEEITISNIPDIRDVNKLIDILEDLGVKIRKKGPGEYTFQSDDINIDYLFSKEFKERGGALRGSIMIVGPLLARFGKGYIPKPGGDKIGRRRLDTHFIGFQKLGAKFVYEEESEFYGVEAPEGLKGEYMLLDEASVTGTANIVMAAVLAEGVTTIYNAACEPYLQQLCKMLVRMGAQIEGIGSNLLKITGVEKLGGCDHRCLPDMIEVGSWIGLAAMTKSELTIKNVEYDELGVIPEVFKKLGIQLERRGEDIFIPSQDIYAIDTFIDGSILTISDAPWPGFTPDLLSIILVVATQAKGSVLVHQKMFESRLFFVDKLIDMGAQIILCDPHRATVIGLERKYSLRATTMTSPDIRAGISLLIAALSAEGTSTIHNIEQIDRGYERIDERLRNIGAEIVRLD, encoded by the coding sequence ATGGCTACATTCCAAATTCGCGGCGGCAAAAAGCTACACGGATCAATTACTCCACAAGGAGCGAAAAACGAAGCGCTTCAAATCCTTTGTGCCGTTCTACTCACCGATGAGGAAATCACCATATCCAATATACCCGACATTCGCGATGTCAATAAACTCATCGACATCCTAGAAGATCTCGGTGTGAAGATTCGCAAAAAGGGTCCGGGTGAATACACCTTCCAATCAGACGACATCAACATCGACTACCTATTCTCTAAGGAGTTTAAGGAAAGAGGTGGTGCCCTTCGTGGTTCCATCATGATTGTGGGACCGCTCCTCGCTCGCTTTGGCAAGGGATACATTCCTAAGCCAGGTGGCGACAAAATCGGTAGACGAAGATTGGACACCCACTTTATCGGATTCCAAAAGTTAGGCGCAAAATTCGTTTACGAGGAAGAGTCGGAATTCTACGGCGTAGAAGCTCCAGAAGGACTCAAGGGCGAGTACATGTTGTTGGATGAAGCCTCCGTAACGGGTACAGCCAACATTGTTATGGCAGCGGTATTAGCCGAAGGAGTTACTACCATATACAATGCCGCATGTGAGCCTTACCTCCAACAGCTTTGTAAAATGTTGGTGCGCATGGGAGCACAGATTGAGGGCATCGGCTCCAATCTCCTAAAGATTACCGGAGTTGAAAAACTCGGTGGTTGCGATCACAGATGTCTACCTGACATGATTGAAGTGGGATCGTGGATTGGCTTGGCAGCCATGACCAAGAGTGAGCTCACGATCAAGAATGTTGAATACGACGAATTAGGAGTGATTCCCGAAGTTTTCAAAAAACTGGGGATTCAACTCGAGCGCAGAGGGGAAGACATCTTTATTCCATCACAGGATATCTACGCCATTGATACGTTTATTGACGGAAGTATATTGACGATTTCCGACGCACCTTGGCCGGGGTTCACACCCGACCTATTGAGTATTATTCTCGTAGTGGCTACGCAAGCTAAAGGAAGTGTTCTCGTTCATCAAAAGATGTTCGAAAGCCGACTTTTCTTCGTGGATAAACTGATCGACATGGGAGCTCAAATCATCTTATGCGACCCTCACCGTGCCACCGTAATTGGTCTCGAGCGTAAGTATTCACTTCGAGCTACGACTATGACTTCACCAGACATTCGTGCAGGTATTTCACTTTTGATTGCCGCATTGAGTGCTGAAGGAACCAGTACCATTCACAACATCGAACAAATTGATCGCGGATACGAGCGCATTGACGAGCGCTTGAGAAACATTGGCGCAGAGATTGTTAGATTGGACTAA
- a CDS encoding TlpA family protein disulfide reductase, which translates to MKANKLFSIVPFVALLAYGGYSEFASSEEVSTPVENAESNQIFSIGERVPEIVGRTPSGDTLRLSDLRGKVVYIDFWASWCGPCKATMPQAVAAYDKYNKSQFANGENGFTIFSVSLDRNISSWKKGIEDLDQKWPNHVSDLRGWRSNIAALYQINAIPTGFLIDGEGKLISQHLHVGRLEYELEKLKR; encoded by the coding sequence ATGAAAGCAAATAAACTATTTAGCATTGTCCCTTTTGTAGCTCTATTGGCCTACGGAGGGTACAGTGAATTCGCAAGCTCAGAAGAAGTTTCTACTCCAGTAGAAAACGCCGAATCCAATCAAATCTTCAGCATTGGAGAACGCGTTCCAGAAATTGTGGGAAGAACCCCATCTGGTGACACCCTTCGCTTGAGTGATTTACGTGGAAAAGTAGTTTATATTGATTTCTGGGCGTCATGGTGTGGCCCGTGTAAAGCAACCATGCCTCAAGCTGTTGCGGCGTACGACAAATACAACAAATCGCAATTTGCCAATGGAGAGAACGGGTTTACTATTTTCTCAGTTTCATTGGATCGAAACATCAGCTCTTGGAAAAAGGGGATTGAAGACCTCGATCAAAAATGGCCAAATCACGTAAGTGACTTGAGAGGATGGCGTTCGAACATTGCGGCACTCTACCAAATTAATGCGATTCCAACAGGCTTCTTGATTGATGGTGAAGGTAAATTGATCAGTCAACATCTCCACGTTGGTCGCCTTGAATACGAGCTTGAAAAGCTGAAACGCTGA
- a CDS encoding nucleotide exchange factor GrpE, whose product MTKKSEETKAAASQEEKVVDNAATEVVENEETNVEASEGDNASDEIGKLKSEIEELKNQNLRLYAEFENFRKRNARERVELSTTANREVLNAMLPVLDDFQRALKNISEAEADSESTKGITLIYNKLNDTLKQKGLKPMENTVGKKFDVDFMEAITKIPASTPDMAGKVIDEIEPGYYIGEKILRYAKVVVADGEPQS is encoded by the coding sequence ATGACCAAGAAAAGCGAAGAGACAAAAGCAGCAGCCTCTCAGGAAGAGAAGGTGGTTGACAATGCAGCTACAGAAGTTGTTGAAAACGAAGAAACTAACGTTGAAGCTTCTGAAGGTGACAATGCCTCTGACGAGATAGGAAAGCTCAAAAGCGAAATTGAGGAGTTGAAGAACCAAAACCTTCGCCTCTACGCTGAGTTTGAGAACTTCCGTAAGCGCAATGCGCGCGAACGAGTTGAGCTTTCTACCACAGCCAATCGCGAGGTATTGAATGCCATGCTTCCTGTGTTGGACGATTTCCAACGCGCGCTAAAGAACATTAGCGAAGCAGAAGCTGACAGCGAAAGCACCAAGGGAATCACCCTTATCTACAACAAATTAAACGACACCTTGAAGCAAAAGGGCCTCAAGCCAATGGAAAACACCGTTGGTAAGAAGTTCGATGTTGACTTCATGGAAGCCATCACTAAAATTCCTGCCTCTACACCAGATATGGCAGGTAAGGTGATTGATGAAATTGAACCGGGTTACTACATCGGAGAAAAGATTCTTCGCTATGCCAAAGTGGTTGTAGCCGATGGTGAACCACAAAGCTAA
- the dnaJ gene encoding molecular chaperone DnaJ, with translation MAKRDFYDILGVGKSASQDEIKKAYRKLAIKYHPDKNPDDAEAEAKFKEAAEAYEVLGNPEKRQKYDQFGHQAFGAGGGFGGGGMNMDDIFSHFGDIFGGAFGGGGGFGGFGGGGGGSRHQRGSNLRVRVKLTLEDIAHGVEKKIKIRRATAADGVSYKTCSTCHGSGQVQRVQNTILGQMRTASACPTCHGTGKTIDKKPAGVGADGLERKEETVSIKIPAGVVDGMQLRVSGKGNAGPMGGPAGDLMVLIEEEEHPTLKRDGNNLHFDMYITFPTAAMGGSVEIPTITGKARVKVDAGTQSGKVLRLKGKGLPSVEGYGTGDLLVHLNVWTPKNLSSEEKKILEQLQNSDNFQPHPGKNEKGFFERVKDMFGQ, from the coding sequence ATGGCAAAGCGTGATTTTTATGACATACTCGGCGTAGGCAAAAGCGCTAGTCAGGATGAGATTAAGAAGGCTTACCGAAAGTTAGCCATCAAATATCACCCTGATAAGAACCCAGACGACGCAGAAGCGGAAGCCAAGTTCAAAGAGGCGGCAGAAGCTTACGAAGTTCTTGGAAACCCCGAGAAGCGTCAGAAATACGACCAGTTTGGTCACCAAGCCTTTGGCGCCGGCGGCGGCTTTGGCGGTGGTGGTATGAACATGGACGACATCTTCAGTCATTTTGGAGACATCTTTGGCGGCGCGTTTGGCGGCGGAGGTGGATTTGGAGGCTTCGGCGGTGGCGGCGGAGGCTCTCGTCACCAACGTGGTAGCAACCTTCGCGTTCGCGTAAAACTCACTCTTGAGGATATCGCTCATGGAGTGGAGAAGAAAATCAAGATTCGTCGCGCTACAGCAGCAGATGGCGTAAGCTATAAGACTTGTTCTACTTGTCACGGTTCGGGTCAAGTACAGCGCGTTCAAAACACCATTCTCGGTCAGATGAGAACGGCTAGCGCTTGTCCTACTTGTCATGGTACAGGTAAAACCATCGATAAGAAGCCTGCTGGCGTAGGTGCCGATGGACTTGAGAGAAAAGAAGAGACCGTTAGCATTAAAATTCCTGCAGGGGTAGTTGACGGAATGCAGTTGCGCGTGAGCGGTAAGGGGAATGCAGGCCCAATGGGAGGCCCAGCAGGCGACCTTATGGTTCTCATCGAAGAAGAGGAACATCCAACCTTGAAGCGCGATGGTAATAACCTACATTTTGATATGTACATCACCTTCCCTACTGCTGCCATGGGAGGAAGTGTTGAAATCCCTACGATCACTGGCAAAGCCCGCGTGAAAGTTGATGCCGGTACTCAAAGTGGTAAGGTTCTCCGCTTAAAGGGTAAAGGACTTCCAAGCGTTGAGGGGTATGGAACAGGCGACTTGCTAGTTCACCTCAATGTGTGGACTCCTAAAAACCTCTCCAGTGAAGAGAAGAAGATTCTCGAACAACTTCAAAACTCCGACAACTTCCAGCCTCATCCTGGCAAGAATGAAAAAGGATTTTTTGAACGTGTGAAAGACATGTTTGGTCAATAA
- a CDS encoding T9SS type B sorting domain-containing protein, with protein MVRAQNVLLWICFFTLSFTSKAAHLVGGEISYECTGGGNYEVTLRIYRDCAGGGAGFDGSITIMVFDAITNATVKSISGVTHGNVQNVPLNLGDPCLTVPAGLCIEYTEYVASVNLPSSPNGYVITYQRCCRNSSISNIPTPGNWGNTYTINVPPNDPCANAPSFANTPPVVICLNEPLSIDASATDIDGDSLYYEFCEILHGGAPNNPAPTPGPPPYQKIPFNAPQTFDNPIPSSPQITIDPNTGLITGEANLLGQYVVGICVSSYKNGTFETTVRRDFQFNVSSCVRNVVSDMVTQAEDSSLYCAGRTITFTNQSSANATTLFWDFGDTTSVNDTSWSMSPTYTFPRPGIYNVTLIANPGTSCSDTVVEVFEVYEDPELEWGILSGSVCFKVQEIYFGAIGINIPRNPTFEWYFGGNPAPNITYFQGAFPPAITWPLPGKYPVTVVMKSSTCVDSIVDTIEIVRFNQVVDAGPDQIIYEGENATMDASGGVRYRWYADHPVYFSDYTDPNTLTRPVEDTTKYYVEVTTADGCEGIDSLLIIKVPPNWPNPDYSDLQNVITPNGDGLNDYLVIEEITRGRSVKFILINRWGTEVYHEDQYDGQWHGQSDGGDPLPDGTYYYIIQEGVNVIFKAPVTIIRNGD; from the coding sequence ATGGTTAGAGCCCAGAATGTACTGCTATGGATTTGCTTTTTTACTCTTTCGTTTACTTCGAAAGCGGCCCACCTAGTAGGTGGTGAAATATCCTATGAATGTACAGGAGGAGGCAACTATGAAGTCACCTTGCGCATCTATCGAGACTGTGCAGGCGGAGGTGCTGGCTTTGACGGCTCCATTACCATCATGGTTTTTGACGCCATTACGAATGCAACGGTGAAATCCATCAGTGGAGTCACACATGGTAATGTTCAAAATGTACCCCTCAACTTAGGTGATCCGTGTTTAACGGTGCCAGCCGGACTGTGTATCGAGTATACCGAATATGTGGCATCCGTGAACTTACCTTCTTCACCGAATGGATATGTAATCACTTATCAGCGTTGTTGCCGTAATAGCTCCATCTCTAACATTCCCACTCCGGGCAACTGGGGGAATACCTATACCATCAATGTTCCTCCAAACGACCCATGTGCAAATGCACCTTCATTTGCCAATACCCCACCTGTGGTTATTTGTTTGAATGAGCCCTTGAGTATTGATGCTTCGGCTACAGATATAGACGGAGATTCTCTGTATTACGAGTTTTGTGAGATTCTCCATGGAGGTGCGCCGAATAACCCGGCTCCAACTCCTGGTCCTCCGCCGTATCAAAAGATTCCGTTCAACGCTCCTCAAACATTCGACAATCCTATTCCAAGTAGTCCTCAGATTACCATCGATCCAAACACGGGATTGATTACAGGAGAGGCTAATCTTCTCGGACAATACGTGGTAGGAATATGTGTGTCGAGTTATAAGAATGGCACTTTTGAAACGACAGTTCGTCGGGATTTTCAATTCAATGTGAGCAGTTGTGTGCGGAATGTGGTGAGTGATATGGTGACTCAAGCCGAAGATAGTTCACTCTATTGTGCGGGTAGAACAATCACATTTACCAATCAATCCAGTGCCAATGCCACTACGCTTTTTTGGGATTTTGGGGATACGACTTCTGTGAACGATACCTCTTGGTCCATGAGTCCAACATATACTTTCCCTCGACCTGGCATTTATAACGTGACGCTGATTGCGAACCCAGGAACAAGTTGTTCAGATACGGTGGTTGAGGTTTTTGAGGTTTATGAAGATCCAGAATTGGAGTGGGGGATATTAAGTGGAAGTGTGTGTTTTAAAGTTCAGGAAATTTATTTCGGAGCCATCGGCATTAACATTCCTCGTAACCCCACTTTTGAATGGTATTTTGGTGGTAATCCAGCGCCGAATATCACCTACTTCCAAGGTGCATTCCCTCCGGCTATCACTTGGCCGTTACCAGGGAAGTATCCAGTAACAGTAGTGATGAAATCCAGTACTTGTGTGGATTCCATTGTAGATACCATAGAGATTGTTCGATTCAATCAAGTGGTAGATGCAGGGCCTGATCAAATCATTTATGAGGGAGAAAATGCCACCATGGATGCATCCGGCGGGGTTCGATACCGCTGGTACGCCGATCACCCTGTTTACTTCTCGGATTACACGGATCCCAATACACTCACTCGTCCTGTGGAAGACACCACAAAGTACTACGTGGAAGTCACTACGGCAGATGGATGTGAGGGGATTGATTCGCTTCTCATCATTAAGGTGCCGCCAAACTGGCCCAATCCCGATTATTCAGATTTGCAGAATGTGATTACTCCCAATGGGGATGGACTAAATGATTATCTCGTCATAGAGGAAATCACGCGCGGTAGAAGTGTGAAGTTTATTCTCATCAACCGTTGGGGTACAGAGGTATATCACGAAGATCAATACGACGGCCAGTGGCACGGACAAAGCGATGGAGGAGATCCTTTACCTGATGGTACGTATTACTATATCATCCAAGAGGGGGTGAATGTAATCTTTAAAGCGCCAGTGACGATTATACGGAATGGAGATTAG
- a CDS encoding PorP/SprF family type IX secretion system membrane protein, with the protein MKKSYLLTLTLGLVMGTASQAQQIPLYSNYFFTPFIYNPAQSGSTGVTEASMMHRRQWSGIEGGPETSAITLNGALNREKVGYSIYGYQDRTDIIQRIAIYGSYAYHVRLSDKNSLSFGLAAGYLDNNIDFDKIRVHEEYDPLLFPNLRRGNFDLNFGVNLRIGSFQVGAAVPQLLGAPVEYSNNYSGPVEYSLIRHFVFNAQYDWEIQGNKRVLSPMIMVRTAPNVPTQIDAGAMFNMKDYGYIGAMFRSDYAITANIGVHLTEQLSVGYAYDFSTNTYGSQLGTSHEFILTYRFGSNREMERLENDINRIKASQRSQKEDMDEELRERFEEFKEEMEAQNKRQLEEMVDGMTLSVPGQQGDGQGTAGQPGRTGQQGADGRQPGATGQPGATGQPGTSGQPGTSGQPGTTNPRTGETTGTGGTENGGFPTESLPGSYAPGSPGYYVTAGVFGNENNARRLMERLQGQGLQVNIFKDSVNNMYYVYLLRFNDYNSADNAKSSNLNGRYDGRLWIKIVE; encoded by the coding sequence ATGAAAAAGTCATATTTACTTACGCTCACATTGGGATTGGTGATGGGAACTGCATCGCAGGCTCAGCAAATTCCACTCTACAGCAACTACTTCTTCACTCCATTTATTTACAACCCTGCTCAATCGGGCTCTACGGGGGTAACGGAGGCCAGCATGATGCACCGTCGTCAGTGGTCAGGCATTGAAGGTGGTCCAGAAACTTCTGCCATCACGCTTAATGGAGCGTTGAATCGTGAAAAGGTTGGATACAGTATTTACGGGTATCAAGACCGCACAGATATTATCCAACGCATCGCCATCTATGGCTCTTATGCCTACCATGTTCGCCTATCTGACAAAAACTCTTTGAGTTTCGGTTTGGCGGCTGGATACTTGGATAACAACATCGATTTCGACAAAATCCGTGTACATGAGGAATACGATCCACTTCTATTCCCAAATCTTCGTCGCGGTAATTTCGACCTAAACTTTGGTGTGAACCTTCGCATTGGAAGCTTCCAAGTAGGAGCTGCGGTTCCACAATTGTTGGGAGCTCCGGTTGAGTATTCCAACAACTACAGTGGTCCGGTTGAGTACAGTTTGATTCGTCACTTTGTATTCAACGCACAGTACGATTGGGAGATTCAAGGAAACAAGCGTGTATTGAGCCCGATGATTATGGTTCGTACAGCACCGAATGTTCCAACTCAAATTGATGCGGGTGCCATGTTCAACATGAAAGACTACGGTTATATCGGAGCTATGTTCCGTTCTGACTATGCTATCACTGCGAATATTGGTGTTCACCTAACAGAGCAATTGAGTGTGGGTTATGCATACGATTTCAGCACCAACACTTACGGTTCTCAGTTGGGAACTTCTCATGAGTTTATCTTGACGTACCGCTTTGGTTCGAACCGCGAGATGGAACGCCTCGAAAATGATATCAACCGAATTAAGGCTAGCCAACGCAGTCAGAAGGAAGATATGGACGAAGAACTCAGAGAGCGCTTCGAAGAGTTCAAGGAAGAAATGGAAGCTCAGAATAAGCGTCAACTCGAAGAAATGGTTGACGGAATGACGCTTTCAGTTCCGGGTCAACAAGGTGATGGTCAAGGTACAGCAGGACAACCAGGCAGAACGGGGCAGCAAGGTGCTGACGGCAGACAACCGGGTGCAACGGGACAACCAGGTGCAACTGGTCAACCAGGAACTTCGGGTCAACCGGGAACTTCTGGGCAACCTGGTACCACCAATCCACGTACTGGTGAAACAACCGGCACAGGAGGCACTGAGAATGGTGGATTCCCTACCGAAAGTCTTCCTGGAAGCTATGCTCCGGGATCACCGGGCTACTATGTTACAGCTGGTGTATTTGGAAATGAAAACAACGCCCGTAGATTGATGGAGCGTTTACAGGGTCAAGGATTGCAAGTGAATATCTTCAAAGACTCTGTCAACAACATGTACTATGTATATCTATTGAGATTCAATGATTACAACAGTGCAGACAACGCGAAATCATCTAACTTAAATGGACGATATGATGGTCGTTTGTGGATTAAGATTGTAGAGTAA